GGTGAAAAGCCAAATCCTGATGCATTAAATATCCTTCTTAACAGATGATGGTTAGTAAAAAAAGGTTTAAAAAAGTAAAAACAAAGATAAAAACAAATTTTTTACCGGAATTTAAAAAAAGGACCTGATTAAAACTTTTACCAGATAATAAAAAAATATAAAGGAATTTTTAAGAAATGAGTGACTCAAAAAATAATAAATCATATAGGCAGATTTTTGACGGGGTTATTGAGGCAACAATAAAAAACGCTCAAAAAATTGCCTCAAAAAATCCGGGCCTTATTCTGACCGGTGCGAAGATAGCATATCACCAGAAAAGAGCGGCAGGCATACGTGCTGAATATGAAAAAAAGGGTGTTGTCGTCCCGGGTGTTATTATGTTCTCACTTCAGTCGAGGTGCAATCTGACATGTAAGGGGTGCAATATTAATGAATGTGACTCCTTCCAAAAAAGGTCGGATATGACTGATGATGAAATTATAAGCACAATATCTCAGGCAAAAAAAATTGGTGTCTCAGCCGTTTTATTTTCAGGCGGCGAACCATTGCTTAAACTTCCTTTAATCCTTCAGCTTGCAAAGATGAATCCGGAAATTTTATTTTTGGTTTTCACAAACGGTCTTTTAATAGATGAAAAAGCGGCAAAAATAATTGGAAAGTGTAAAAATATCGTTCCCATGCTGTGTCTTGAGGATTTTCCTGATAAAAGTAACGTTTTTTGTGGAACAGAAGAATATAAAAAGCTCATTGATACCTGTCATAGTATTTCCAAAAGAGGAATGTTTTTTGGTTCTTCTCTGACTGTAACAGCAGAAAATATTAATTCTATAACAGATGAAAATTTCATCAGAGATATGGTTTCAGGAGGCGTTTTGGCTTTTGTTTTTGTTGAGTATGCGCAAATAGATGACAAAACAAAAAATCTTTCTTTAACAAAAGATCAGAAGTCACTTCTTGGCGAAAAAATCAGGAAGTATTCGGAGATGTTTCCTGCTGTCTTTATTAGTTTTCCCGGAGATGAGGAGAATTTTGGCATGTGTCTTGCCGCCGGAGGCGGTTTTTTACACGTAAGTCCGGATGGGAGTCTTGAGGCATGCCCTGCGGCTCCTTTTTCAGACACAAATCTTAAGGAAGTGTCATTAACTGAGGCTTTAGGTTCTGAACTTCTGCGAAAGATAAGGGAGAATAACGGTATTTTAACTGATTCCGGTGGAGGATGTGTTCTTTTTCAAAAAGAGGAATTCTGATAAAAGCCTTTTTTTTAAAAAGTAATAAATTCTCAATTTTTATTGTTAATCTCTGTACTTCTTTGAATCTTTTTCAAAACGGTTTTCCACTGAGGAGTTATTAAGAAACTCTCATCCATAAATCCGATTACTGTCTCAAATCTCTTCATTGGAAAAGCCATTGTGAATATATCATTTGGAACACATTTTCTTGCAGAGGGATCAAACATCCCTAAAACGACTTTTGGCTCGTCTTTTTGCTGTTCAAGCCAGGGGTAGAGAAGAATTGAACTACAGCCGGAACCCATCGGGCAGATTACACCGAAGGGTGACGACTGGTCATAATTTGCAAGTGTGAAAAGACCGCTCATAACTTCAGGGCGGGCGAAAAATACAATAACTTCGGGATTGTCGTTTTCTTTTAGTTTGTCCCATCGCTTTATGTGAAGGTATTTTTTATGCGGCGGATATTTTGGGATTTGCTTTTCCCAGTCATCGACAATTTCAGGCGTTTGTTTGTATCTTTCACCATCTACAATGCCTTTTTTTCCGTATGAGAGGAAATACCTGAAGTTTAAATGAATCGAATCTGAATATCCTGAATACCGAAGACCGCCGCCGCAGGTTATTGATTTTTCTGTGAATACAATTGAATCCCCGCTTCTTGCCTTTGCAATCTGGCAGATTATACACCTCCACCCGCGGGGAGTCTCTACAAGTTCGCCATCATCTGCATTGTCTTTAAATTCAATTGAAACCGGAAGATCTGAACCGGGAAAATACTTCTCCCACGATTCAGTGAATCTGTCGCGAAGTAATATGTCCATGTCCAATCTGTAAACGTCCGAGACGAAAAAGATACCGCACACAAGATACCGGCCATAAAGTATCATTCATCTGTAACTATCCAAAAGGTACCTGATTGAAGGTGCAAAAAAAGATAATGTCTAAAAAAACAGGATTTATCAATTTTTGTTTCAGAGACAAATTTTCAGATGCAAAGGATAATTCTTTAAAAAAATAAGGAAATTATGTTGTTAGTTTCCCGCTAATTTTATCAGTTCAAATCTCCGGAAAAATATTTCAGTCAGAAGGTAAAATCTAAAAAAGATATAAGAAATTATTTTAAATTTAAAAAATGAGTAACCGGGTAATTTAAAAAAAATCCTTAAGAATCTAAAAATTTTCGTTTACTTTAATTTACGGAGCAAAAGATATGGCTGACTTAAACATCAGTGATGAGTGCAGAAAGCTTGCAAACCTTCACACACGCGGCGAATTAGGCACGGGGATTTCCAAAATTGTTCAAAACTACACTCAGCGAGATCTTAAACGGATGGAGTGGAACTTTTCTGAAAGTGTCCGGGGTATAGATGTTTCCTACAAAAAAAAGCTTGAAAAAACAATAAGGGAGTATCTGTATCAAACCTGGGAAAAAATCCGCCTGTTAAGCCAGCAGGGCGGATTTTCGCCGATGAAAGATGAACTTTCTAAAAAGGCAGGAGAATTTTGGGTGATGACTGCCCGTGAATGTGCAAAAAATTGTGATGTAAATCCGGAAATCTGCCGCATCCGCTTTTTAAAATATCTTCTTGCCGGATTTTCAATTTATGTTTTAGAAGTTCCGCCGCATCCTGTTGGAATGCCGTTTCCTGGCGGTGATGCCGTTTCATTATTAGATGGTGTGTATTACTGCCCTGTAAGGGATAAATCCGGCGATGTTGACTCTGCTCTGTGCCCGTTTTGCCCTGCAAAACAAACCCCTGAATCAGGCTACTTAAAGCCGCCTGTTAAGGGAAGCGAGCATCGAAAACAGGAATATCTTAAAAAGACCTTTGATTTCCATCATTATAACGGGTAAATTTTAGCAGTGATTTTATAGAGCCTGCAAAAAATTTCCCCTGGTATGCCCGGGATATTAGTACCGGGGTATACTTAATTTTAAAAATTATTTGGGTATATTTCTTTTTAGAAAGTCAAGAGCGTATTTTTGTACCTCTTTTGACTTAGGGTTTATCCAGAAGCAAAGGTGGGAGCCTTCTTCAACCCAGATACGCTCTGCATTTTTGATATGTTCATAGGCATAGACGCCGTCATAGAACTTTACGTCTGCGTCATGTGTTCCGTGTACAACAAGTGTCGGGCATTTGATCTTTTCAACAGGCAGGTGGCGGATAGTCCGGCTGATATCTACGTCGTTCATCGTGCCTGCTTTGCGGGGCTTGTAGGGATACATTGTATTCATGAAAGCTGTAACGAATTCGTGTGCATACGGGTCATTTAAGACAAAATCAAGGTGTTTTTTCATCTGCTCCTTTGTGTAATACGCCTCGCTCCTGAAGATCTCTTTTATGAATGAATCAGGCTTTGCTTTTGTCATCTTCTGCAGGAGTTTCTGTCCGGGATCGGAAAGGAAGATAATCTGGGCAACCGGTCCTGCTGTTTCCGGCAGATCATAATAACCGCTTATTGAATCAGCTGTAATAAGAGCCCAGATCCTGTCCGGGTGGCGGGCTGCAAAGGTGTATGCTGCAAGACCGCCGGCAGATATTGAGAATACCGCAACTTTATCTATCCCAAGCTCGTCGAGAACTGCTGCAAAAAGATCTGCCTGTTCATCAAGAGACTTTCCGCTTTCAAGCGGTGTACCGAGGAATCCCGGGCGGGAGACTGATAGAAGCCTGAAATCAGAGCCTGCAAAGTCAATTGCCGCACGACACTGATCAACACCGCCGTGGACTGTTCCGTGACTGTTTTTGTGCTTCTCCTCAATTTTCATTGAAACACGGGCAATGCCATTTTCTGCTTTTATTAATTCAATACCTGCTTCGCAGGCAAATTTGTCTTCAGCTAAAAAATCAGATGCCGGCTCTGCTTCTTTTTGTTCATACATATGATGAAACTTAAGTCTTTACAGACATTAATTTTTGCAGATCGCTGATAACAGTTCTTGTAAGCGAAATAACTTCCAAACCAAAACCCAAAACAATAATTCAGGAACTAAAAACAATCAAAAAACTATATATTATTTAAATTATATTTTCATATTATATCATGTTCAAACTGCGCAATGATTCAACATATCTTATGCCTGCACATTTTGGAGGCGGCAGATTTGACCCGGAAAGGGTTGTGCATCAGAGAACAACAACCCTTACACTTACCTACAAAACCGAAAAAAAACTTCTTGAACAGTATATTCCAGAGGAATTTGAGCTTCTGTCGCCAAAAGTGCAGGTTGTCTTTAGCAAATTTACAGAGATTGACTGGATGCAGGGTGGAATGTACAACCTAATTAACATTGCATCGCCTGTCCGTTTCACAGGCAAAAAAGACACTCTTGAAGGCTCATACACTCTTGTTGTATGGGAGAACAAAACAGCACCGATTCTTGGCGGACGTGAACAGACAGGCATTCCTAAAATTTATGCCGATATTGAGGATCTCCACATACAAAAGCCCCATTATGCCACAAATGCCAGTTATGAGGGAAATACTTTTTTAAATCTTGACTTTTTAGCAGAAGAAGAGATTCAGGGCGAAAATCTGGATGCCATAAAAGAAGAATTTTCGTCACTAAACACAATAGGCTGGAGATATATCCCCAAAGTCGGAGCGCCCGGTGCAGAACTCAGTCAGTTTATCCTTTATCCGCAGGGAATGAAGGTCGAGAGTGCTATCGAAGGAAGAGGAAGCCTGAAATGGACAAGCCTGACTCCTATGCAAAATCCTTCGCAGTACTACATCATAAACAGCATTGCGGCTCTTCCGGTTGAAAAGATAATAAATTCGGTTTTGTTTGAAGGAGATACCTTCCTGCATGCAACCGGTGCAAGAGTGATTGAGTAAAAAACCGGAAAAATCAAAATCAGACCGGAATTAAAAAAAAGAGCAATAGAAGTTAAGGAAAGAGGGTATATTATGACAGACAATGATTATTTCAAAGATAAAATCTGCATTGTAACAGGTGCAAATTCAGGAATCGGCTATGCAATATCAGCCGAAATTTTAAAAAGAGGCGGAATTGTTTATCTGGCAGGAAGAAGTCCTGAAAAAATTGCCAAAGCAAAAGATGACTTCTCAATATACGGAGATCGGGCCAGAGAGCTTATCATGGATGTTTCAGTCCAAAAAGATGTTGAAACAGGAATTTCAGGTGTTGTAAAAGAAGCCGGACGAATAGATGTTTTGTTCAACAACGCAGGTGTCGGAGGAACAATGCCGTTTGATAAGGCAACATATGAGGACTGGAAAAAAATAATAGATGTCAACATCTGGAGTGTCATCTATGGTGTCTCAGAAGCAGTACCTTATATGCTTAAACAGGGTTCAGGTCACATTGTCAATACAGGCTCTATTGCAGGAATCGTTCCGCCTCCTTTTCAGGCATTATACTCTTTAACAAAATACGGAGTTACAGGAATGACTGAGTGCTTAAAGTATGAATATGCCGAAAAAGGCCTTTTCTTCTCCGTAATCTGCCCGGCAAATATTGCAACCGCAATATTCAACAAGGGAGTTGACGGAGTAGCCCGTGGGGAATTAAGAATACCTGATGATGCATATCCGGCAGACAAAGCGGCATCTTATATTCTTGACCGTGTTTCAGAGAAAAAGGGAATCATAATTGTGCCGGAGGAGCCTTACACGGAAATGTGGAAAGGATATGTTTTGGGAAGCAATGAAGTTGAAGAGCATCTTTTTAAAATGGCTCATGAACGAAGAGAAGCCTTCGAAAACAAGGGTTCATATTTCTAATCAGGATTATGTCAGTTTTAAAAGCAGATTCATTCAAAGATAAATATCCTTTTGAGAGCAGTGCAAAGAAAAAAATCATTCTTTTTTTAGTTTTAACTCTTATTCTAAGCACTTTTGGATGGTACTTTACTACTTTGTATACTTCTGCCGGAAATTACCAGAATGCATACTTTTTCACAATATTTACAATGTGGTGTCCCGGCATCTCTGCAATTGCAACGCGTCTTATTTTTCAGCGTGATCTGAAAGGTTTTGGATTTTGCACTGGAAAACCTGTCTGGCTGGTTTTATCAGTTGTACTTCCAATAGGTGCAGGACTTTTAATGTTTGGCTCTGCATGGATTTTTTCTGTTGCAGAGTTTAACTATGATAATTTTGTAATTATCTTTAGCACAGGGTTTTTTCCGGTTTTTTTCACTGCAGTTTTATTCAATCTCTTTGCGGCCGCAGGAGAGGAGATTGGATGGAGAGGTCTTCTTGTTCCTGAAATGGCCAAATGCACAGGGTTTACTAAACTTGCACTGATATCCGGCGCAATATGGACTGTCTGGCATTTCCCGCTCATATTTTTTTCAACATACAATGGTGCAGGGCCTTTATGGTATTCAGTTATGGTTTTTGTTCCCTCTGTTATGGGTGCCGGGCTGATTCTTGCGTGGCTCAGACTGAAGTCAGGCAGTATTTTCACTGCAATTTTATTCCATGGGTTATGGAATTATTTCATTCAGATTTTCTATCCTGCATTAACAATTCCTACACAGACCTCTGAGATGATGCTTGGAGAGTTTGGCTGGGCCTGTGCAGTAATCTACATTATAATTGCGGTCATATTCTGGCATTTCAGAGGGCTTTTGCCAAAATCAGAATCAAATTATTTTGGCACTGCCGGATTCATCCGGCACAATGAATGAGATTTAAGATAGCAGAAACTGTATGAATACCAAAACAGGTTTTAAAAAAAATTAATTTTTGAAACTGTGAATCGGTGCAGGAATTCTTCCGCCGCGGTTTATGAAGTCAGAACAGTCAAATCTGTTTACACTCTGTATTGGTGCATGCCCCCACAGACCTCCGAATTCAACAGTATCTCCAACGTCTTTCCCGATAACCGGAATAAGTCTGACTGCAGTTGTCTTTTGATTTATCATCCCGATTGCAGCCTCATCTGCAATTATGCCTGATATTGTCGATGCCGAAGTACTTCCGGGAATTGCAATCATGTCAAGACCTACCGAGCATACACATGTCATGGCCTCCATTTTTTCAAGTGTTAATGCTCCTCTGTTTACAGCGTCAATCATTCCCTGATCCTCGCTAACCGGAATAAAAGCACCAGAAAGTCCGCCGACAAAAGAGCTTGCCATAACTCCGCCTTTTTTCACCTGATCGTTTAAAAGTGCGAGTGCGGCGGTTGTTCCAGGAGCGCCGACTGATTCAAGGCCCATCTCCTCTAAGATTTCTGCAACACTGTCACCAACCGCAGGTGTCGGCGCAAGGGAGAGATCGACAATTCCAAAAGGAACATTTAACCTTTCAGATGCCTCCTGTGCTACAAGCTGGCCGACACGGGTTACCTTAAACGCCGTTTTCTTGACAGTTTCACACAAAACCTCAAAGTTTTCTCCACGGACTTTTTCAAGTGCACGCTTTACAACACCAGGGCCTGATACACCTACGTTTATTACAGCGTCTCCTTCTGTAACGCCGTGAAATGCTCCTGCCATGAACGGATTATCGTCAGGAGCGTTACAGAACACAACCAGTTTTGCACACCCGAATGAATAAGTATCCTTTGTAGCCTCAGCAGTCTCTTTAATTATCTCTCCCATCAGCTTTACGGCATCCATATTGATTCCTGTTTTTGTTGAGCCGATGTTTACCGAACTGCAGACCCTCTCTGTGGATGATAGCGCCTTTGGAATTGAGCGTATCAGGTTTTCATCAGAGAGTGTCATTCCTTTGGAGACAAGCGCCGAGTAGCCTCCGAGAAAGTTAACTCCGGTGTCTGCCGCCGCTTTATCAAGCGTTTTTGCAATTTCTACAAAATCATCCGGTGTTTTGCAGGCACCTGCTCCTATAAGGGAGACGGGGGTTACAGAAATTCTTTTGTTGACAATCGGAATTCCGTATTCGCGTTCAATTTCCCTTCCTGTTGAGACAAGGTTTTTTGCTTTGCCTTTAATTTTGTTGTAAATATTTTTGTTTAGGGTGTCGGGGTCAGAGTCGATGCAGTCAAGAAGGCTGATTCCCATCGTAATTGTCCTTACGTCAAGCTTCTCCTGCTCAATCATCTTGTTTGTCTCATAGACCTCGAAAATATTGACCATTTAAAATCCCCTGTTATAATTTCCTGTTAATTTTGGTTAATTTCAGATATTCAGATGCGGTGCATTTTTGTGAAGATATCTTCGTGCTGGCATCTGATTTTAACACCGATCATATCGCCGATTTTTTCCAGTTCTGATGACATCTCATCAAATGACTTTGTGGATTTTTCAGCGTCTGCTATCATCATCATGTTAAAATACCCCTGAACAATCGTCTGTGAGATATCTTCGATATTTATCTGGTTTTCTGCTAAATATGTGCAGACTTTTGCGATTATTCCAACCGCATCTTTTCCGACAACGGTAATTATGGTCTTTTTCATGCTTTGTCAGTATCCTGTATTATGGTGGTTTATCTATTTGTTTTCATAAGTCATTAATACGAGTCTCAAAGCAGTTTGTAAAAAAATTTCAATGTTATGAGTTGTCTTTACTGCAAAAGCTTTTTTCATGAATTGATTTATTTTAACGACAGGCTAAATGATAAAGGAGCATATATGAAACGGGATGAATCAGGAAATCACAATTCGAAAACGAGCACATCTACACCAGATGGCGATAATAAAAAGCCGTTACTAACCGATCCTCCCTTTTACCTGCCTGAATTTGAAAAGTCGCACAGGTTTATTATTGATGAGTATGAGGT
The genomic region above belongs to Methanomicrobium antiquum and contains:
- a CDS encoding radical SAM/SPASM domain-containing protein, coding for MSDSKNNKSYRQIFDGVIEATIKNAQKIASKNPGLILTGAKIAYHQKRAAGIRAEYEKKGVVVPGVIMFSLQSRCNLTCKGCNINECDSFQKRSDMTDDEIISTISQAKKIGVSAVLFSGGEPLLKLPLILQLAKMNPEILFLVFTNGLLIDEKAAKIIGKCKNIVPMLCLEDFPDKSNVFCGTEEYKKLIDTCHSISKRGMFFGSSLTVTAENINSITDENFIRDMVSGGVLAFVFVEYAQIDDKTKNLSLTKDQKSLLGEKIRKYSEMFPAVFISFPGDEENFGMCLAAGGGFLHVSPDGSLEACPAAPFSDTNLKEVSLTEALGSELLRKIRENNGILTDSGGGCVLFQKEEF
- a CDS encoding DUF169 domain-containing protein — protein: MDILLRDRFTESWEKYFPGSDLPVSIEFKDNADDGELVETPRGWRCIICQIAKARSGDSIVFTEKSITCGGGLRYSGYSDSIHLNFRYFLSYGKKGIVDGERYKQTPEIVDDWEKQIPKYPPHKKYLHIKRWDKLKENDNPEVIVFFARPEVMSGLFTLANYDQSSPFGVICPMGSGCSSILLYPWLEQQKDEPKVVLGMFDPSARKCVPNDIFTMAFPMKRFETVIGFMDESFLITPQWKTVLKKIQRSTEINNKN
- a CDS encoding DUF2115 domain-containing protein → MADLNISDECRKLANLHTRGELGTGISKIVQNYTQRDLKRMEWNFSESVRGIDVSYKKKLEKTIREYLYQTWEKIRLLSQQGGFSPMKDELSKKAGEFWVMTARECAKNCDVNPEICRIRFLKYLLAGFSIYVLEVPPHPVGMPFPGGDAVSLLDGVYYCPVRDKSGDVDSALCPFCPAKQTPESGYLKPPVKGSEHRKQEYLKKTFDFHHYNG
- a CDS encoding alpha/beta fold hydrolase, with protein sequence MYEQKEAEPASDFLAEDKFACEAGIELIKAENGIARVSMKIEEKHKNSHGTVHGGVDQCRAAIDFAGSDFRLLSVSRPGFLGTPLESGKSLDEQADLFAAVLDELGIDKVAVFSISAGGLAAYTFAARHPDRIWALITADSISGYYDLPETAGPVAQIIFLSDPGQKLLQKMTKAKPDSFIKEIFRSEAYYTKEQMKKHLDFVLNDPYAHEFVTAFMNTMYPYKPRKAGTMNDVDISRTIRHLPVEKIKCPTLVVHGTHDADVKFYDGVYAYEHIKNAERIWVEEGSHLCFWINPKSKEVQKYALDFLKRNIPK
- a CDS encoding acetoacetate decarboxylase family protein: MFKLRNDSTYLMPAHFGGGRFDPERVVHQRTTTLTLTYKTEKKLLEQYIPEEFELLSPKVQVVFSKFTEIDWMQGGMYNLINIASPVRFTGKKDTLEGSYTLVVWENKTAPILGGREQTGIPKIYADIEDLHIQKPHYATNASYEGNTFLNLDFLAEEEIQGENLDAIKEEFSSLNTIGWRYIPKVGAPGAELSQFILYPQGMKVESAIEGRGSLKWTSLTPMQNPSQYYIINSIAALPVEKIINSVLFEGDTFLHATGARVIE
- a CDS encoding SDR family oxidoreductase; translation: MTDNDYFKDKICIVTGANSGIGYAISAEILKRGGIVYLAGRSPEKIAKAKDDFSIYGDRARELIMDVSVQKDVETGISGVVKEAGRIDVLFNNAGVGGTMPFDKATYEDWKKIIDVNIWSVIYGVSEAVPYMLKQGSGHIVNTGSIAGIVPPPFQALYSLTKYGVTGMTECLKYEYAEKGLFFSVICPANIATAIFNKGVDGVARGELRIPDDAYPADKAASYILDRVSEKKGIIIVPEEPYTEMWKGYVLGSNEVEEHLFKMAHERREAFENKGSYF
- a CDS encoding type II CAAX endopeptidase family protein, with product MSVLKADSFKDKYPFESSAKKKIILFLVLTLILSTFGWYFTTLYTSAGNYQNAYFFTIFTMWCPGISAIATRLIFQRDLKGFGFCTGKPVWLVLSVVLPIGAGLLMFGSAWIFSVAEFNYDNFVIIFSTGFFPVFFTAVLFNLFAAAGEEIGWRGLLVPEMAKCTGFTKLALISGAIWTVWHFPLIFFSTYNGAGPLWYSVMVFVPSVMGAGLILAWLRLKSGSIFTAILFHGLWNYFIQIFYPALTIPTQTSEMMLGEFGWACAVIYIIIAVIFWHFRGLLPKSESNYFGTAGFIRHNE
- a CDS encoding PFL family protein, whose protein sequence is MVNIFEVYETNKMIEQEKLDVRTITMGISLLDCIDSDPDTLNKNIYNKIKGKAKNLVSTGREIEREYGIPIVNKRISVTPVSLIGAGACKTPDDFVEIAKTLDKAAADTGVNFLGGYSALVSKGMTLSDENLIRSIPKALSSTERVCSSVNIGSTKTGINMDAVKLMGEIIKETAEATKDTYSFGCAKLVVFCNAPDDNPFMAGAFHGVTEGDAVINVGVSGPGVVKRALEKVRGENFEVLCETVKKTAFKVTRVGQLVAQEASERLNVPFGIVDLSLAPTPAVGDSVAEILEEMGLESVGAPGTTAALALLNDQVKKGGVMASSFVGGLSGAFIPVSEDQGMIDAVNRGALTLEKMEAMTCVCSVGLDMIAIPGSTSASTISGIIADEAAIGMINQKTTAVRLIPVIGKDVGDTVEFGGLWGHAPIQSVNRFDCSDFINRGGRIPAPIHSFKN
- a CDS encoding ACT domain-containing protein, producing MKKTIITVVGKDAVGIIAKVCTYLAENQINIEDISQTIVQGYFNMMMIADAEKSTKSFDEMSSELEKIGDMIGVKIRCQHEDIFTKMHRI